A genomic region of Arcobacter sp. F155 contains the following coding sequences:
- a CDS encoding formate dehydrogenase, giving the protein MADELTQRRGFIKRAGIAATVLAGSVVATAATSENKDRGEGSNVGNGVVTGTSNKKEILYKKTAAWSEFYNAAK; this is encoded by the coding sequence ATGGCTGATGAGTTAACTCAAAGAAGAGGCTTTATTAAAAGAGCAGGAATTGCAGCTACTGTTTTAGCTGGTTCTGTTGTAGCAACTGCTGCGACTTCTGAAAATAAAGACAGAGGAGAAGGAAGCAACGTTGGTAATGGTGTTGTAACTGGAACTTCTAACAAGAAAGAGATTCTGTATAAAAAGACTGCGGCTTGGAGCGAATTTTATAACGCTGCAAAATAA
- a CDS encoding molybdopterin-dependent oxidoreductase, with the protein MNMLKSFGRRSFLKMASLATAVTATSAFASTKTVLRDATEDEIKNPFPGSKLVKTVCTHCSVGCGVIAEVQNGVWVRQEVAQDHPISHGGHCCKGADMIDKIRATNRLQYPIEKVNGAWKRLKWDDAMSKVSDKLMELREKYGPDSVQFLGSAKVSNEQAFYIRKFAAMFGTNNIDHQARIUHSPTVAGVANTWGYGAMTNHIGDMQNSKAIIIFGANPASNHPISMQHILKAKEQNGAKIIVVDPRYTKTAAKSDIYCRIRTGTDIAFMYGMIRLIKKNGWFDKSFINDRVYGMEEIFEECEKFTPEHVEDVTGCPKEVLIQATTAYAAADPGALIWNQGWTQHTIGSSNTRLGSILQLVLGNMGKPGGGCNILRGHDNVQGSTDLGCLSHTLPGYYGIKEGSWKYFSKQWNVDYDWLRGRFKSKEMMEKPGYSLSLWIHGVNEKENEANNGGAPLKALVCIGNGISTITQTHKVKEALDNLDLVVFIDPYVNDAAVITTRNDNMFLLPAASQVETEGTVVNTARTAQWRYKVVDPLYEARTDHDILFDFAKRMGFYKEFIAGMGKGENFKWPEDATNEIARSLKTIGFQGRTAERIKKHTDNWHLFNSTSLKGKGPVSKEYYGLPWPCWDEKHPGSPVLYNVNLPVSQGGMGFRARFGTERNGKSLLAANGVAPVGSKVKGGYAEITYKNIEELAGVKLTDEEKKAVEGTNWKTDDSGILVKYALQAGLAPYGNARARTIVWNFRDNIPKHREPLHSFRPDLVKKYPAVDDIKSHYRTNVRYKSEQNAQVWVNDYPVNIVSGRIVEHMGTGTETRASKYLAELAGEMYGEVHPELGAKLGIKDGEMMWVHGTGGGKIKIKCVHSLRVDENSVFLPQNFSGIWSGEHLGKRYPAATAPYAFGESSNQVTSYGYDQQTSCPETKCSLVRLERA; encoded by the coding sequence ATGAATATGCTTAAAAGCTTTGGAAGAAGAAGCTTCTTAAAGATGGCTTCACTTGCAACTGCTGTTACAGCAACTTCTGCCTTTGCTAGTACTAAGACAGTACTAAGAGATGCGACTGAGGATGAGATTAAAAATCCATTCCCAGGTTCAAAACTTGTAAAAACAGTTTGTACGCATTGCTCGGTAGGATGTGGTGTAATTGCTGAAGTTCAAAATGGTGTATGGGTTAGACAAGAGGTAGCTCAAGACCACCCGATTAGTCACGGGGGACATTGTTGTAAAGGTGCTGATATGATTGATAAAATCAGAGCAACTAACAGACTACAATATCCAATTGAAAAAGTAAATGGTGCTTGGAAAAGATTAAAATGGGATGATGCTATGAGCAAAGTCTCTGATAAACTTATGGAGCTTAGAGAGAAATATGGTCCTGATTCAGTTCAGTTTTTAGGATCTGCAAAGGTAAGTAATGAGCAAGCTTTCTATATTAGAAAATTTGCTGCTATGTTTGGAACGAATAACATAGATCACCAAGCTAGAATTTGACATAGTCCAACAGTTGCCGGTGTGGCAAATACATGGGGTTATGGTGCTATGACAAATCATATTGGTGATATGCAAAATTCAAAAGCAATCATTATTTTCGGAGCTAATCCAGCTTCTAACCACCCGATTTCTATGCAACATATTTTAAAAGCAAAAGAACAAAACGGGGCAAAAATTATTGTTGTTGATCCAAGATATACTAAAACTGCTGCTAAGTCTGATATCTATTGTAGAATTAGAACTGGTACAGATATCGCATTTATGTATGGTATGATTAGACTAATCAAGAAAAATGGTTGGTTTGACAAGTCATTCATTAACGATAGAGTTTATGGTATGGAAGAAATCTTCGAAGAGTGTGAGAAGTTTACTCCTGAACACGTAGAAGATGTTACTGGATGTCCAAAAGAAGTATTAATTCAAGCTACTACTGCATATGCAGCGGCTGATCCAGGTGCTTTAATTTGGAATCAAGGATGGACACAACATACTATCGGTTCTTCAAACACAAGATTAGGTTCTATTTTACAATTAGTACTTGGTAACATGGGTAAACCAGGTGGTGGATGTAACATTCTTAGAGGTCATGATAACGTACAAGGTTCTACTGACTTAGGTTGTTTATCACACACATTACCAGGATATTATGGTATTAAAGAAGGTTCTTGGAAATACTTCTCTAAACAGTGGAATGTAGATTACGACTGGTTAAGAGGAAGATTCAAATCTAAAGAAATGATGGAAAAACCAGGATACAGTTTATCTTTATGGATCCATGGTGTAAATGAAAAAGAGAACGAAGCTAACAATGGTGGAGCTCCTTTAAAAGCACTAGTTTGTATCGGTAATGGTATTTCTACAATTACTCAAACGCACAAAGTAAAAGAAGCATTAGACAACTTAGACTTAGTTGTATTTATTGATCCTTATGTAAATGATGCAGCAGTTATCACTACAAGAAATGATAACATGTTCTTATTACCAGCAGCTTCACAAGTTGAAACTGAAGGTACAGTTGTAAATACTGCAAGAACTGCACAATGGAGATATAAAGTTGTAGATCCTTTATATGAAGCAAGAACAGACCACGATATCTTATTCGATTTCGCTAAGAGAATGGGATTCTATAAAGAGTTTATTGCTGGTATGGGTAAAGGTGAAAACTTTAAATGGCCAGAAGATGCTACTAATGAGATTGCAAGAAGTTTAAAAACTATTGGTTTCCAAGGTAGAACAGCAGAAAGAATTAAAAAGCATACTGATAATTGGCACTTATTTAACTCTACTTCATTAAAAGGTAAAGGACCAGTTTCTAAAGAATATTACGGTTTACCATGGCCTTGTTGGGATGAAAAACACCCTGGAAGTCCAGTATTATATAACGTAAACTTACCAGTATCACAAGGTGGTATGGGATTCAGAGCTAGATTTGGTACTGAAAGAAATGGAAAGAGTTTATTAGCAGCTAATGGTGTTGCTCCAGTTGGTTCTAAAGTTAAAGGTGGTTATGCAGAAATCACTTATAAAAACATTGAAGAATTAGCAGGTGTTAAATTAACTGATGAAGAGAAAAAAGCAGTTGAAGGTACAAACTGGAAAACTGATGATAGTGGTATCCTAGTAAAATATGCACTTCAAGCTGGACTTGCTCCATATGGAAATGCTAGAGCTAGAACTATTGTATGGAACTTTAGAGATAATATTCCTAAGCATAGAGAGCCATTACACTCATTTAGACCTGATTTAGTTAAAAAATATCCAGCAGTTGACGATATTAAGAGTCACTATAGAACAAATGTTAGATATAAATCTGAGCAAAATGCACAAGTATGGGTAAATGATTATCCAGTGAATATTGTATCAGGTAGAATTGTTGAGCATATGGGAACTGGTACTGAAACAAGAGCTTCTAAATACTTAGCAGAGCTTGCAGGTGAAATGTACGGTGAAGTACACCCAGAACTAGGTGCAAAACTTGGAATCAAAGATGGTGAAATGATGTGGGTTCATGGAACTGGTGGCGGAAAAATCAAAATTAAATGTGTACACAGTTTAAGAGTAGATGAAAATTCTGTATTCTTACCACAAAACTTCTCTGGTATCTGGAGTGGTGAACACTTAGGTAAGAGATATCCAGCAGCGACTGCACCATATGCATTCGGTGAGAGTTCTAACCAAGTTACAAGTTATGGTTACGATCAACAAACTTCTTGTCCAGAGACTAAATGTTCTCTAGTAAGATTAGAAAGAGCATAG
- a CDS encoding cysteine desulfurase: MPKLNSLQYHKLEDSCLDVLSLDALTPNEFFDNLSKEYKDNFGFKKFKTFSFSKEGFLGLFLELSSNIAVSLGESKAVIDGAKLYEKLGFNVHWLSLNKDGKVNLYDLENKNIDFLFLSSYVMDTFVKTSLKEVKTKTKAKIISNATAHKDTLSDVIYFDSYKLFGVCSASVLLFNEEEFEQLSIGQIDTFAVKYTLDAIKNQNFNHDLKQEFLDELIVLFKDDIYFFVEPSETLEYSLHFGLKGIKARELIRTLALNKIFISNGEGCSLGLSKPSQIIQQMGYDELTSRNSISLSFYKTDEEIDVKKIVKTIYLKYRQIKALNEE; encoded by the coding sequence TTGCCAAAACTAAATAGTCTTCAATATCATAAATTAGAAGATAGTTGTTTAGATGTTTTATCTTTAGATGCACTTACTCCAAATGAGTTTTTTGATAATTTATCAAAAGAGTATAAAGATAACTTTGGTTTTAAAAAGTTTAAAACTTTTTCTTTTTCAAAAGAGGGCTTTTTAGGTCTTTTTTTAGAACTTAGTTCAAATATTGCTGTAAGTTTAGGTGAAAGTAAAGCAGTAATTGATGGTGCAAAACTATATGAAAAGCTTGGATTTAATGTTCATTGGCTTTCTTTAAATAAAGATGGAAAAGTAAATTTATATGATTTAGAAAATAAAAATATAGATTTTCTTTTTTTATCTTCTTATGTAATGGATACTTTTGTTAAGACTTCACTAAAAGAGGTTAAAACTAAAACAAAAGCAAAAATTATCTCAAATGCAACTGCTCATAAAGATACTCTTAGTGATGTGATATACTTTGATTCTTATAAACTTTTTGGGGTATGTTCAGCTTCTGTTTTACTTTTCAATGAAGAAGAGTTTGAACAGCTTTCTATAGGTCAAATTGATACCTTTGCTGTAAAATATACTTTAGATGCAATAAAAAATCAAAACTTTAATCATGACTTGAAACAAGAGTTTTTAGATGAATTAATTGTATTATTCAAAGATGATATCTATTTTTTTGTAGAACCAAGTGAAACACTAGAGTACTCTTTACACTTTGGATTAAAAGGAATAAAAGCAAGGGAATTAATACGAACACTTGCTTTAAATAAGATTTTTATTTCAAATGGAGAAGGGTGCTCTTTAGGACTTTCTAAACCCTCTCAAATAATTCAACAGATGGGTTATGATGAGCTTACTAGTAGAAACTCTATTAGTTTGTCATTTTATAAAACTGATGAAGAGATAGATGTTAAAAAAATAGTAAAAACTATCTATTTAAAATATAGACAAATTAAGGCTTTAAATGAAGAATAA
- the fdhD gene encoding formate dehydrogenase accessory sulfurtransferase FdhD, translating into MTKPYRSENFCPFHTNSSQYCKEVIIDRVYEDGSEILEDYVIREEKVEFFLNGEKFLSVMTIAKNQDAHIVGFLLSEAVINSVDDIQTINVSEDGLKVEVIANVSEEGFQNLFKEKTLTSGCCVGVTGNAEKTFDCAFVSTDYTVKAKDILAHMKEFNTPSELFDNTGCVHKAELVLEDGTVYISEDIGRHNAIDKVIGQASLERKDVKRAVLYASGRLSMEMVVKCVMHKIPIVVSKAAVTFQGIKSANEHGITLIGFARNKKMNLYTHTGRVDV; encoded by the coding sequence ATGACTAAGCCATACAGAAGTGAAAACTTCTGCCCTTTTCATACAAACTCTTCACAATACTGTAAAGAAGTGATTATTGATAGAGTCTATGAAGATGGGTCAGAGATTTTAGAAGATTATGTTATTAGAGAAGAAAAAGTAGAGTTTTTTTTAAATGGTGAAAAGTTTTTATCAGTAATGACAATTGCTAAAAACCAAGATGCTCATATTGTTGGATTTTTATTAAGTGAAGCTGTTATAAATAGTGTAGATGATATTCAAACAATCAATGTAAGTGAAGATGGTTTAAAAGTAGAAGTTATTGCAAATGTAAGTGAAGAAGGTTTCCAAAACCTATTCAAAGAGAAAACTTTAACTTCAGGTTGTTGTGTTGGTGTAACAGGAAATGCAGAGAAAACTTTTGATTGTGCCTTTGTAAGTACTGACTATACTGTAAAAGCAAAAGATATTTTAGCTCATATGAAAGAGTTTAATACACCAAGTGAATTATTTGATAATACTGGATGTGTTCATAAAGCAGAATTAGTGCTTGAAGATGGTACAGTATATATTTCAGAAGATATTGGAAGACATAACGCTATTGATAAAGTTATTGGACAAGCTAGTTTAGAAAGAAAAGATGTTAAAAGAGCTGTTCTTTATGCTAGTGGAAGATTATCAATGGAAATGGTTGTAAAATGTGTTATGCATAAAATACCAATTGTTGTATCTAAAGCAGCAGTAACATTCCAAGGTATTAAAAGTGCTAACGAACATGGTATCACTTTAATTGGTTTTGCAAGAAATAAAAAAATGAACCTTTATACTCATACAGGAAGAGTAGATGTCTAG
- a CDS encoding ModE family transcriptional regulator, which produces MSSIDDNINIQLDNTQKELLLTNLDADGRLSCLKAFKVARLIGKKPREMSAVTKSLGIRITNCELGVFGKLKFFDPNIEVYKNLKESYSGTKQLACKVLFEEARNSSLKTVGSTVKNSDIEVTNCQLGCFRERKGKKVAKTK; this is translated from the coding sequence ATGTCTAGTATAGATGACAATATAAATATACAACTTGATAATACACAAAAAGAGTTACTTCTTACAAACTTAGATGCAGATGGAAGACTATCATGTCTTAAAGCTTTTAAAGTAGCAAGATTAATTGGTAAAAAGCCAAGAGAAATGTCTGCTGTTACAAAGAGTTTAGGAATAAGAATTACTAATTGTGAATTAGGAGTTTTTGGAAAGTTAAAGTTCTTTGATCCAAATATTGAAGTATATAAAAACTTAAAAGAAAGCTACAGTGGAACTAAACAATTAGCATGTAAAGTTCTTTTTGAAGAAGCAAGAAATAGTAGTTTAAAAACTGTTGGTTCTACAGTTAAAAATTCTGACATTGAAGTTACAAATTGTCAGTTAGGTTGTTTTAGAGAAAGAAAGGGTAAGAAAGTTGCCAAAACTAAATAG
- a CDS encoding cytochrome b/b6 domain-containing protein: MDNSSFYERNKAYILTFLGLSLVGFVFIEFLMVIDWNYFIKYKLAILFTGNLDGVLTPPSSTYEAMVNKAFGPGYEAFAPEIIRASNERQLFIWWVFVAEIAIFCFMYVKYGRKEAVITKPDDEVQVFSLFQRFVMIANILIVITLIITGFNITWGLRSGGGDIAFFLRGLHEVTGIAWFPIWLLMSIIAFKDAKLLFRNSLTNKIILPGKYKPMKRIIYFFFVMMGGGLLVSGFLIWFLHPDAFTHGEFIQFKRLLLYIHFGSSVMIMFFMMDFVYSVGVAIKGNLKGIITGKYPREHLEQLAPDVLADIEGKGK; encoded by the coding sequence ATGGACAATAGCTCGTTTTACGAAAGAAATAAGGCATATATTTTAACATTTCTAGGGCTATCATTAGTGGGATTTGTATTTATTGAGTTCCTGATGGTAATTGACTGGAACTACTTTATTAAGTACAAGTTAGCAATCCTATTTACAGGGAACCTGGATGGAGTTTTAACTCCACCAAGTTCTACTTATGAAGCAATGGTTAATAAAGCCTTTGGACCAGGATATGAAGCTTTTGCTCCTGAAATTATCAGAGCAAGTAATGAAAGACAGCTTTTTATTTGGTGGGTATTTGTTGCTGAAATTGCAATTTTTTGTTTTATGTATGTTAAGTACGGTAGAAAAGAAGCTGTTATTACTAAACCAGATGACGAAGTTCAAGTATTCTCACTATTTCAAAGATTTGTGATGATTGCAAATATTTTAATCGTAATTACTCTTATAATTACTGGTTTTAATATTACTTGGGGACTAAGATCTGGCGGTGGTGATATCGCATTTTTCTTAAGAGGATTACATGAAGTTACTGGAATTGCATGGTTTCCAATTTGGCTATTAATGAGTATTATTGCATTTAAAGATGCTAAACTTTTATTCAGAAATAGTTTAACAAACAAGATTATCCTTCCTGGTAAGTATAAGCCTATGAAAAGAATTATTTATTTCTTCTTTGTAATGATGGGTGGAGGTTTACTAGTTAGTGGTTTCTTAATTTGGTTCTTACATCCGGATGCATTCACTCATGGTGAATTTATTCAGTTTAAGAGGTTACTTTTATATATTCACTTTGGTTCATCTGTTATGATTATGTTCTTCATGATGGACTTTGTTTATTCTGTAGGAGTAGCAATAAAAGGAAACTTAAAAGGTATTATTACTGGAAAATATCCAAGAGAACATTTAGAGCAATTAGCACCAGATGTTTTAGCAGATATTGAAGGAAAAGGGAAATAG
- a CDS encoding molecular chaperone — MHSKEIDKARQFIYNVLAMIFLEDQVKDNQAQILESLKLLSENPFDTDFAESVNSIIKELESYEKDEFYVQYQQLFLVPFGNSVSLSASWHYDEREAGLMLLKVRDILGKTKIRKDEKAFTAPEDNFGFIFTLCAYLIEQQVEGEIKENLQKELFKEVINPFVEKFSFQLVSSGSDVYSHVGSLLNIFFNFERSYLEIEKVA, encoded by the coding sequence ATGCATAGTAAAGAAATAGATAAAGCAAGACAGTTTATTTATAACGTTTTAGCAATGATTTTTTTAGAAGACCAAGTAAAAGATAATCAAGCACAAATACTTGAAAGTCTAAAGCTTTTATCTGAAAATCCATTTGATACTGATTTTGCAGAGTCTGTAAATAGTATTATCAAAGAGTTAGAATCATATGAAAAAGATGAGTTTTATGTTCAATATCAACAACTATTTTTAGTTCCATTTGGAAATTCAGTTTCATTAAGTGCTTCTTGGCACTATGATGAAAGAGAAGCTGGACTAATGCTTTTAAAGGTTAGAGATATTTTAGGAAAAACTAAAATTAGAAAAGATGAAAAAGCCTTTACAGCACCAGAAGATAACTTTGGATTTATCTTTACACTTTGTGCTTATTTAATTGAGCAACAAGTAGAAGGTGAGATTAAAGAAAATTTACAAAAAGAGTTATTTAAAGAAGTAATTAATCCATTCGTTGAGAAGTTTTCATTCCAACTTGTATCAAGTGGCTCTGATGTTTATTCTCATGTAGGTTCTTTACTAAATATTTTCTTCAATTTTGAAAGATCATATTTAGAAATTGAAAAAGTAGCATAG
- a CDS encoding 4Fe-4S dicluster domain-containing protein produces MQEFIYYNKDGIDFPLPETILVTQSLTDIPQNEYIVSNTKGTQAELVADEIDFYIKNSQDSLASKIKNVEKLYEINATKFDFARDMLFKEEVNNTVLLICDNEQKSEVLRSMVPDEFDLFHVTEDIVKDLEGQIGNFTATVADGEKDVDLNISQVIWYNQKDIACKYSGIFDPVEEGLDDVLAQIRTNISNFEYRKVIAYDSSICQYHERREEVCGRCEGVCPTNAITKIDEVKHLEFSHVDCTNCGECFSVCPSGSLEYTPQGKESIYNVSTFYKDTHPLVVPSKMNLKSLEIEVKENVLPFVLDTALFLDESSLLTITQMSGSQVVIYNDYFSDSIKNSIQIINDVYQAKYKKDAILTASTEDELKEKLEEVSFIENSYVNYNQQGQRKREVFASRLEKLVGDQDYGTVKTGEVVHYGKVKINEANCTLCLSCVGACNVNALVANAEDNTLRLNSSICTACGYCESSCPEADCLTIERDVIELKPTWFKEEVLAQDTLFACVECGKEFATTKAVEKIANMMGPIFASNPVKQRTLYCCEDCKAKLMIKQGLLNA; encoded by the coding sequence ATGCAGGAATTTATATATTATAACAAAGATGGAATAGATTTTCCATTACCTGAAACTATTTTAGTAACTCAAAGTTTAACAGATATCCCTCAAAATGAATATATTGTTTCTAATACAAAAGGTACACAAGCTGAACTTGTTGCCGATGAAATAGACTTTTATATCAAAAACTCACAAGACTCTTTAGCAAGTAAAATTAAAAATGTAGAAAAGCTTTATGAAATAAATGCTACTAAATTTGATTTTGCAAGAGATATGCTTTTCAAAGAAGAAGTTAATAATACTGTTTTACTTATTTGCGATAATGAACAAAAAAGTGAAGTTTTAAGATCAATGGTTCCTGATGAATTTGATCTTTTTCATGTAACTGAAGATATTGTTAAAGATTTAGAAGGACAAATTGGAAACTTTACTGCAACTGTAGCAGATGGTGAAAAAGATGTTGATTTAAATATTAGTCAAGTTATTTGGTACAACCAAAAAGATATTGCCTGTAAATATTCAGGAATCTTTGACCCTGTAGAAGAGGGATTAGATGACGTATTAGCTCAGATTAGAACAAACATCTCTAATTTTGAATATAGAAAAGTAATAGCTTATGATTCTTCAATTTGTCAATACCATGAAAGAAGAGAAGAAGTTTGTGGAAGATGTGAAGGTGTTTGTCCAACAAATGCTATTACAAAAATTGATGAAGTAAAACATTTAGAGTTTTCTCATGTAGATTGTACTAATTGTGGAGAGTGTTTTTCTGTTTGTCCATCAGGTTCATTAGAGTACACACCTCAAGGAAAAGAATCTATTTACAATGTAAGTACTTTCTATAAAGATACTCATCCTTTAGTTGTACCGTCAAAAATGAACCTAAAAAGTTTAGAGATAGAAGTAAAAGAGAATGTACTTCCTTTTGTTTTAGATACAGCACTATTTTTAGATGAAAGTTCTTTATTAACTATTACTCAAATGTCTGGTTCTCAAGTAGTAATTTATAATGATTACTTCTCAGACTCTATTAAGAACTCTATTCAAATTATAAACGATGTTTATCAAGCAAAATATAAAAAAGATGCAATTTTAACAGCTTCTACAGAAGATGAATTAAAAGAAAAACTAGAAGAAGTTTCTTTTATTGAAAACTCATACGTAAATTATAATCAACAAGGGCAAAGAAAAAGAGAAGTATTTGCAAGTAGATTAGAAAAGCTTGTTGGTGACCAAGACTATGGAACAGTAAAAACTGGTGAAGTTGTTCATTATGGAAAAGTAAAAATCAACGAAGCTAACTGTACTTTATGTTTATCATGTGTTGGGGCATGTAATGTTAATGCTTTAGTAGCAAATGCAGAAGATAATACATTAAGATTAAATTCATCAATTTGTACAGCATGTGGATATTGTGAGTCTTCATGTCCAGAAGCTGATTGTTTAACAATTGAAAGAGATGTAATTGAATTAAAACCAACATGGTTTAAAGAAGAAGTATTAGCACAAGATACACTTTTTGCATGTGTTGAGTGTGGTAAAGAGTTTGCTACAACTAAAGCAGTTGAAAAGATTGCAAATATGATGGGACCAATTTTTGCTTCAAACCCAGTAAAACAAAGAACACTTTATTGTTGTGAAGATTGTAAAGCAAAACTAATGATTAAACAAGGATTATTAAATGCATAG
- a CDS encoding molybdopterin molybdotransferase MoeA, which yields MKNKIFISLEEAIKKSLELADASTLIESIPLEKALGRVLSKDITCIKNLPAFNNSAMDGFAVKASDAGKTLTIKSKIFAGDKGRSASLAENECYKIMTGAKVPDDVDTIIPIELCSDVSETKVTIPSEIKKGNHLRLKGEEQKEGNSLITKGETINFSHITLLASQGITMVEVIKKISIAVISTGNELKEPWETSDDEEIYNCNSYGIISLLNQKGFEASYCGVIPDNLEESSNCISNLKKYDVVISTGGISMGDADFVSQAFKANGLEVAFHGVNIKPGKPIMMGKMDNTVVISLPGNPLPALINTYLFILPVLSKKQGSKAFYHDTTFAMNTQRFTVKQGKVNIVLGKVESGNFKVTRENKYGAAMITALYESNALLVTNEERASLEVGEEAHLIKFDSNLVEKESYIFN from the coding sequence ATGAAGAATAAAATATTTATTAGTTTAGAAGAAGCAATCAAAAAAAGTTTAGAGTTAGCAGATGCTTCAACTTTAATTGAATCAATTCCTTTAGAAAAAGCATTAGGAAGAGTTTTATCTAAAGATATTACTTGCATTAAAAACTTACCTGCTTTTAACAACTCTGCAATGGATGGCTTTGCTGTAAAAGCTAGTGATGCAGGAAAAACTTTAACAATAAAAAGTAAAATCTTTGCAGGGGATAAAGGAAGGTCTGCTTCTTTAGCTGAAAATGAATGCTACAAAATAATGACTGGTGCAAAAGTTCCAGATGATGTAGATACTATTATTCCAATTGAGCTTTGTAGTGATGTTAGCGAAACTAAAGTAACAATTCCAAGTGAAATCAAAAAAGGAAATCATCTAAGACTAAAAGGTGAAGAACAAAAAGAAGGAAATAGTTTAATTACAAAGGGTGAAACTATAAACTTCTCTCATATAACTCTTTTAGCTTCACAAGGAATCACAATGGTAGAGGTTATAAAGAAAATCTCTATTGCTGTAATTTCAACTGGAAATGAATTAAAAGAGCCTTGGGAAACATCTGATGATGAAGAGATTTATAACTGTAACTCATATGGAATAATCTCTTTATTAAATCAAAAAGGTTTTGAAGCTTCTTATTGTGGAGTTATTCCTGATAATTTAGAAGAATCCTCAAACTGTATTTCAAATCTTAAAAAATATGATGTAGTTATTTCAACTGGTGGTATCTCTATGGGAGATGCTGATTTTGTTTCACAAGCTTTCAAAGCAAATGGTTTAGAAGTTGCTTTTCATGGAGTTAATATCAAACCTGGAAAACCAATTATGATGGGTAAAATGGATAATACTGTAGTTATCTCTTTACCTGGAAATCCTCTTCCTGCTTTAATTAATACATATCTTTTTATTTTGCCAGTGCTTAGTAAAAAACAAGGAAGTAAAGCCTTTTATCATGATACAACTTTTGCTATGAATACTCAAAGATTTACTGTAAAACAAGGAAAAGTAAATATAGTCCTTGGAAAAGTAGAGAGTGGAAACTTTAAAGTTACAAGGGAAAATAAATACGGTGCTGCTATGATTACAGCACTTTATGAGAGTAATGCTCTACTTGTAACAAATGAAGAAAGAGCTTCTTTAGAAGTAGGAGAAGAAGCACATCTTATAAAGTTTGATAGCAATTTAGTAGAAAAAGAGTCATATATTTTTAACTAA
- the fdh3B gene encoding formate dehydrogenase FDH3 subunit beta, producing MGKQPEFSRMKFYCDENLCIDCNGCVVACKEAHEVPVGVNRRKVITVNEGVVGKEISVSMACMHCSDAPCQQVCPTDCFYIRTDGIVLHDKDVCIGCGYCLFACPFGAPQFPKDGAFGTKGKMDKCTMCAGGPEETNSSEEFHKYGQNRISEGKVPMCASMCSTKALLVGDADEVALIKTYRATHKGKGIATESYGW from the coding sequence ATGGGAAAACAACCAGAATTTTCAAGAATGAAATTTTATTGTGATGAAAACCTATGTATTGATTGTAATGGGTGTGTAGTTGCTTGTAAAGAGGCTCATGAAGTTCCTGTTGGTGTAAACAGAAGAAAAGTTATTACAGTAAATGAAGGTGTAGTAGGGAAAGAAATTTCTGTATCTATGGCTTGTATGCACTGTAGTGATGCTCCTTGTCAACAAGTTTGTCCTACTGATTGTTTCTATATCAGAACAGACGGAATTGTATTACATGATAAAGATGTTTGTATCGGTTGTGGTTATTGTTTATTTGCTTGTCCTTTTGGAGCTCCTCAGTTCCCTAAAGACGGTGCATTTGGAACAAAAGGTAAAATGGATAAATGTACTATGTGTGCAGGTGGTCCAGAAGAAACTAACTCTTCAGAAGAGTTCCATAAATACGGTCAAAATAGAATTTCAGAAGGTAAGGTTCCTATGTGTGCTTCAATGTGTTCTACTAAAGCGCTACTTGTTGGTGATGCTGACGAGGTTGCTTTAATTAAAACATATAGAGCTACGCACAAAGGAAAAGGTATCGCAACAGAATCTTATGGATGGTAA